The genome window CATTCTTCCGCTCAGTAGGGCTCCTCTGACAATGGTGCCATTTGGGCGTGTAAACGCAGGAGTCATGAGGGCACACTGTCAAGGCGAACAGGATGTCAACAGGGCCTGTAAATGGCTCCTTTTGTAATGTGGAGGATGGGGGGGGGTTAGTGCAATGTCCTAGATTACTTTCAATGCCACTTCCTTCCTGTTGTGCTCaaattacccccccccccctcccttcgTTCACTCTCCCCATTCTCCTGTTTCAACATCGCCCTTTGTGCTGCAATTACACAAGCCCGGGGGACAAGAGGAAGGCCAGGATGTCTTCCATTGAAGTCAAATCATTTGTACACAGTGCATTTTAGCCTGAGCACCGTTGGAGGCAgactttctgtgtttctgtggctCAACACAGTGGCCTTAATCTGcccgctgtgtgtgtgtgtgtgtgtgtgtgtgtcccttccTGATTGACTGATAAGACCACAGCCAGGGACATTTCATCTAATCTCAATTGCACAATAAGAACATAAGAACTTCCCAGCTGTGATAACACATTTCACGTTAATAAGATTATGTTCCTGAGTTTTCTTTGTCACTGTCATAACAGACAACATTTTTAGCCCTTTTCTGGCATTTAGTTAGAAACATTTGCTGCTTGCACCACGAGGAGCTGCCGTGTGTTACTTACCGATGAAGCTGATGGCCTCCGGGAAGAACTGAGAGAGATTCTGGCTCCAGTGATCCGAGATGGGGATCTGCTTGTACTTGAACTCTCCTGCGTTCTCGAAGAGGTTCGGCAGGTTTGGAGTAACGTTGAGGATGTACTTGATGCCGTACTCCTCCAGGACGTCCAGGTTGGTGGAGTCCTTGGCGCAGCCCAGGTAAAGGTGCGGCAGGATCTCCACCGGGAAGGAGGGCTGCGGGTTGGACAGGGGGCTGCCGTCGGAGTCCGTGGCGCTGCTCGGGTCCCGGTCAATGTCCGACTCGATGTCCGAGGAGTCGGAGCTGATGCGTAGCCCGCCGAGGCCCAGCACCTGCGCGGTGGGCGAGCTGTTGCTGGAGGAGCCGTCCAGGTTGGTTTCACACATAGCCGGATACTCGGTCTGGAATTTACTGAATCCACCTggaaaaaacataatataatgCAAATGAAGCCAAGGCCGCGTAATGTGCAGAAGCACCAAGCCAGAGTCGTTTATCTGCACAATTATGTCagttgtcttttatttcttaGATTGTGGTTTTGCCGCAGttccacattaaaaacaagtcaGAAATGGAAGCTGTATAAAGTGGCTGCAGCTCAGATTCATTTAACAGCGAATGTTGtgaatgaacagaaaacatCAATGAACCGCACTCACCCTCCAGATAATAGGCCTTGTAGCCTTCGTCCTTCATCCTCCTCAGCAGTAAACCCAGCACGGAGCCCCCGTCCACATTCTCGTTCCACTCGCGGCTGTACTCGTCGTACAGCACGATGGTGTCCGTCTTGCACCGGCGCACGAACCGCTCCCGGTCCTCTCCGTCGGACAG of Channa argus isolate prfri chromosome 23, Channa argus male v1.0, whole genome shotgun sequence contains these proteins:
- the dusp6 gene encoding dual specificity protein phosphatase 6 → MLDKLKPVVQLDKVMAISKTVGWLREQLETRRDGLLVMDCRAQELYESSHVETAINVAIPSLMLRRLKKGNLPVRSLLSDGEDRERFVRRCKTDTIVLYDEYSREWNENVDGGSVLGLLLRRMKDEGYKAYYLEGGFSKFQTEYPAMCETNLDGSSSNSSPTAQVLGLGGLRISSDSSDIESDIDRDPSSATDSDGSPLSNPQPSFPVEILPHLYLGCAKDSTNLDVLEEYGIKYILNVTPNLPNLFENAGEFKYKQIPISDHWSQNLSQFFPEAISFIDEARGQKCGVLVHCLAGISRSVTVTVAYLMQKLNLSMNDAYDIVKMKKSNISPNFNFMGQLLDFERTLGLKSPCDNRMAPPSQQLYFTTPTNHNVFQLDPLQST